The nucleotide sequence GGACGGCTCGGACCAGAAGGCCTCGTCAACCTCGAACGATCGCTGGTCCTCGGAGACCGAATGGGAGGTCACTTGGTGACCGGTCACATCGACGGCCAGGGGACGCTCGTCGAGCGGCGCGACGATGGCGATTGGTCCACGTTTTGGTTTCAAGCGCCGGCCGAATTGTTGCGGCAAGTGGCGCCCAAGGGATCAATTGCCGTGGATGGAGTTAGCCTTACGGTGGTGGACGCGGAGGCGGAGCGGTTCAGCGTCGCGTTGATTCCACACACACTGGCAGTCACCACGCTGGGTCGATTGAAGGTCGGCGACCCGGTGAATCTGGAAACTGATCTCATCGCGAAATACGTCGCCAAGCAACTCGCCGCCCGCGAGACCATTTGAGGCCCGACGCCGAATCGAGCACAATGTCAACCGCCCCCGGCACGACGAACATGATCCCGCTTCCCTTCGGGCATTTTGGGGAGTTCGTGCGCGAGCCGTTGGGGTTTCTGCTGCGAGCGCGGGAGCGCTATGGCGACGTCTTCCGCATGCGGATTGGGCCCCTGTTGTTGCACTTTCTTTTTCACCCCGACTACGTGCAGCATGTGTTGCACGACCGGCCGAAGAATTATCTGCGCGGATGGCAGTATCACTGGTTGCGCCGCATGATGGGCGAGAATCTGGTCGTCAGCGAAGGAGATTATTGGCTTCGGCAGCGGCGGCTCGCGCAACCCGCGTTTGGCCGGCAGCGTTTGGCCCTATATGCCGAGGTCATGGTCCAAGCGACGGCCGAGATGTTGGAGCGCTGGGCCAAGCTATCTGCCGGCGACACCGTCGATATCGGGGCCGAAATGTCGCGGCTGGC is from Pirellulales bacterium and encodes:
- a CDS encoding riboflavin synthase, with translation MADEVEIGDSIAVNGCCLTVVRVEGESIDFQAGEETLSRTNLGRLGPEGLVNLERSLVLGDRMGGHLVTGHIDGQGTLVERRDDGDWSTFWFQAPAELLRQVAPKGSIAVDGVSLTVVDAEAERFSVALIPHTLAVTTLGRLKVGDPVNLETDLIAKYVAKQLAARETI